A part of Aegilops tauschii subsp. strangulata cultivar AL8/78 chromosome 2, Aet v6.0, whole genome shotgun sequence genomic DNA contains:
- the LOC141041020 gene encoding uncharacterized protein: MRIISRNCRGILGAPTVLSLLDMQRRHKPDVFFLSETQLDDEKAEALRRRLGMDEKIVVPSPDGRRGGLLMVWKKEVRIYSQTTTLTGIDVNIHETNGNIWRLTGIYGEPSWEHKDRTYRYIRDLHTHSRLPWVIIGDFNEILLSSEKEGGVPRHHSRLVAFQDALSDCSLEDMGYVGDKFTWFRGGLKERLDRAVTNAEWMGMHLYAGLCNLEMGKSDHRPILLDTEYLSGVVENRPKFKRQFEARWLEEETVEEVVRTAWQKAVQQGLHPSVKGKN, encoded by the coding sequence ATGAGGATCATTAGCAGGAACTGTCGGGGCATATTAGGCGCCCCGACAGTTCTGTCGCTTTTGGATATGCAGAGGCGGCATAAACCCGATGTGTTTTTTCTGTCTGAAACACAGTTGGATGATGAAAAGGCAGAAGCATTAAGGAGGAGGCTTGGTATGGATGAAAAAATAGTTGTACCAAGTCCGGATGGAAGAAGGGGTGGGCTCTTGATGGTTTGGAAGAAGGAGGTTAGGATCTACTCCCAAACCACCACTCTTACAGGAATTGATGTGAATATCCATGAGACAAATGGGAACATATGGAGGCTAACAGGAATTTATGGAGAACCTAGCTGGGAGCACAAGGATCGTACCTATAGGTACATACGAGACCTACACACACACTCAAGGCTCCCATGGGTTATCATTGGTGACTTTAATGAAATTTTACTGTCTTCTGAAAAGGAGGGAGGGGTACCACGACACCACTCCCGACTAGTTGCATTCCAAGATGCTCTTTCCGACTGCTCCTTGGAGGACATGGGGTATGTTGGAGATAAGTTCACTTGGTTTAGGGGTGGACTGAAGGAACGCTTGGACAGGGCTGTTACAAACGCTGAATGGATGGGTATGCATCTGTATGCAGGTTTGTGTAACTTGGAGATGGGGAAATCTGACCATAGACCCATCTTGCTAGACACTGAATATCTCTCTGGAGTCGTGGAGAACAGACCCAAGTTCAAGCGCCAGTTTGAGGCCAGATGGCTAGAAGAGGAAACTGTCGAAGAAGTTGTAAGGACAGCTTGGCAAAAGGCTGTGCAGCAAGGCTTGCACCCATCTGTGAAAGGAAAAAATTGA